The Gloeobacter morelensis MG652769 genome contains the following window.
TCTCTTCGGGCGTCGAAGGCAGAATGCCGTGGCCCAGGTTCATAATGTGACCGGTGGGGCCGGCTTTCTGGACGATATCGAGGATGCGGGAGCGAATTTGGGCTTGATCTCCCAACAGCGCGCACGGGTCGAGGTTGCCCTGAACCGCCATATCCGGTCCCAGGATCGCCCGGGCCTCGGCCATGTCCACCGTCCAGTCCAGGCTCATTACATCGACGCCGCTCTCGCCGACGTGCCGCAGCAACCCGGCGGAGTGGTTGATGTACAGAATCAACGGCGTCTCGGGGTGCACCTGGCGTACCTGCTCGACGATGCGCCGCTCGTAAGGCAAAGCAAACACCCGGTAATCGGCAGGATTGAGTTGCCCGGCCCAGGTGTCGAACAGTTGCACCGCCTGGGCTCCCGAGTCGATCTGAAAGATCACATAGCGGGCGATCGCATCGGCGAACTTGGTGAGTAGCGCGTGCAGCAAGTCCGGCTCGCTGAAGGCCATCTGCTTGATGAGGGCATAATCTTTGGAGCTTTTGCCCTCGACCGCGTAAGCAGCGAGCGTCCAGGGCGCCCCCACAAACCCGAGCACCGTCGCCGCTTCGCCCACCTCGCGGCGCAGCGTCTGCAAGATCGTGCGGACAAAAGCCAGCGACGCCTCCGGCTCGAGCGGCCGCACCGCCTCGACCTGCTCGCGGGTGCGAATCGGCGGATCGATCACCGGGCCGCGGCTTTCCACCAGTTCAAAGGGAATACCCATGCCGTCGAAGGGCGTAAGGATATCGGAGAACATGATCACCCCATCGGGCCTGAAGGCCCGAAAAGGTTGCAGCGAAATCTCGACGGCCAGTTCCGGATTCTCGCAGCGCTCCTTAAAGCCGTACTTATCGCGCAGGGCGCGGTACTCGGCCATATAGCGGCCCGCCTGGCGCATCATCCAGACGGGAGGCCGCGCCACAGGTTTGCTGCGGGCGGCATCGAGCAACAGCGATTGGGTCACAGCCGGTTCATCCTCTCATCGATTCGCGCCACCGATTATAGCCCCCACCCCGATCCCGCCCACAGCATCAAGCGGGAGGGCGAGGCAACGAGCCCTCCCGCAAACTGACCAACCACCCCCCTTTGAAGAGGGGGGCAGGGGGGATCAAACCTCCACCAGTGCCGGCAGCCGATAAATCATCTCGGCGTACTGCGAGACCATGCGGTGGGTGTTGAAGAAGGCGGCG
Protein-coding sequences here:
- the hemE gene encoding uroporphyrinogen decarboxylase is translated as MTQSLLLDAARSKPVARPPVWMMRQAGRYMAEYRALRDKYGFKERCENPELAVEISLQPFRAFRPDGVIMFSDILTPFDGMGIPFELVESRGPVIDPPIRTREQVEAVRPLEPEASLAFVRTILQTLRREVGEAATVLGFVGAPWTLAAYAVEGKSSKDYALIKQMAFSEPDLLHALLTKFADAIARYVIFQIDSGAQAVQLFDTWAGQLNPADYRVFALPYERRIVEQVRQVHPETPLILYINHSAGLLRHVGESGVDVMSLDWTVDMAEARAILGPDMAVQGNLDPCALLGDQAQIRSRILDIVQKAGPTGHIMNLGHGILPSTPEENARFFFETVKSLAPVSAR